A stretch of the Dichotomicrobium thermohalophilum genome encodes the following:
- the dnaN gene encoding DNA polymerase III subunit beta, which translates to MRLAIERAALLKALQHVTSVVERRVTIPILSNVYVAAREGVLRLKATDLDIEVSETIPASTDAPGETTVSAHMLHDIVRKLPDGTQVTLAMDERGGHVNLSAGPARFQLACLPGTDFPDIASDEFTHSFSLPANALRKMIERTRFAISTEETRYYLNGIYFHTVTTDAGEKLCAVATDGHRLAKTEHPLPDGAKGMPGVIIPRKTVAEVFKLLGDRGAPVQVELSGAKIRFVFDAGEEEEATGPESVVLTSKLIDGTFPDYGRVIPMGNDKVMTVDRNAFAAATDRVSTLSSEKGRAVKLNIADNKVVLSVNNPDAGSAEEEIPVEYQGDPLEIGFNARYLMDICAQIESDNAVFRLADASAPTLVKDAGDDAALYVLMPMRV; encoded by the coding sequence ATGCGACTGGCGATCGAACGGGCCGCGCTTCTCAAGGCCCTTCAGCATGTGACCAGCGTCGTCGAGCGGCGCGTAACCATCCCGATCCTGTCCAACGTCTACGTTGCCGCGCGCGAGGGCGTGCTGCGGCTAAAAGCAACGGATCTCGATATCGAGGTCAGCGAAACCATCCCCGCAAGCACTGACGCGCCAGGCGAGACGACTGTCTCCGCCCACATGCTGCATGATATCGTCCGGAAATTGCCCGATGGCACGCAGGTTACGCTGGCGATGGACGAGCGCGGGGGGCATGTGAACCTTTCAGCCGGTCCGGCGCGGTTTCAGCTCGCCTGCCTTCCCGGAACGGATTTCCCCGACATCGCTTCCGACGAGTTTACGCACAGCTTTTCGCTGCCTGCGAACGCGCTGCGGAAGATGATCGAGCGTACCCGCTTCGCCATCTCGACGGAGGAGACGCGCTACTACCTGAACGGCATATATTTTCATACCGTCACGACTGACGCGGGCGAGAAGCTCTGTGCTGTCGCCACGGACGGCCACCGGCTCGCCAAGACAGAACATCCGCTGCCCGACGGCGCGAAGGGGATGCCCGGCGTCATTATTCCACGCAAGACGGTGGCGGAGGTGTTCAAGCTGCTTGGGGACCGCGGCGCGCCGGTCCAAGTCGAGCTGTCGGGGGCGAAAATACGCTTTGTCTTCGACGCGGGCGAGGAAGAAGAGGCGACCGGGCCGGAGAGCGTTGTCCTGACGTCCAAGCTGATCGACGGCACCTTTCCCGACTACGGTCGCGTCATTCCAATGGGCAACGACAAGGTGATGACCGTCGACCGCAACGCCTTCGCCGCCGCGACTGACCGCGTCTCGACCCTTTCCAGCGAGAAGGGCCGGGCGGTGAAACTGAACATCGCGGACAACAAGGTGGTCCTATCGGTCAACAACCCGGACGCCGGCTCGGCCGAGGAGGAGATACCCGTCGAGTACCAGGGCGACCCACTGGAAATCGGCTTCAACGCTCGCTATTTAATGGATATCTGCGCGCAGATCGAAAGCGACAATGCCGTTTTCCGTCTGGCCGACGCGAGCGCGCCAACCTTGGTGAAGGACGCCGGTGACGACGCCGCGCTGTACGTCCTGATGCCGATGCGGGTCTGA
- a CDS encoding TRAP transporter permease, giving the protein MDNTATSAPPAEIRFPGSDQPRVVMLLIVAVGIALSLFQLYAAGVEPLGLFYQRPIHLGFILVLVFLLYPIWGHQRGRGVIGWIIDAALVVAGALSGGYISWNIDAIVMRAGFWTETDILMGIIATITVLEASRRAIGLVMTLIGIAAIIYALAGSRGALPGLGEWLPGILEHRGNSVDRLVGQLYLGQEGIFGLPLGVAATYIFMFVLFGAFLEVTGGGRFFIDLAYAAVGRRPGGPAKAAVLASAGMGSISGSAIANVVTTGAFTIPLMKRLGYRPAQAGGIEAASSTGGQITPPLMGAGAFLISEYTRIPYIDIVVMSIFPAVLYLGTVYLFVHIVAMKAGMKGISRDELPQVAKVLASGWQYLIPLGVLIWLLVNDLSPMRVGFWAIVSVIGVSALRAAIDIFILEPRAGTPVTMARISGALANGGKMMLAALVLGARNAVSVSVACAVAGIIVGVVGLTGLGLKFSSMMVAFSGGYLVAALALVLVASLVLGMGLPVTAAYIVLIVLVGPALTEEFGIPLIIAHLVVFWYSQDSNVTPPIALAGFAGAAIAGAKPMETSVQAWKFAKGLYLIPVFMVYNPEIILGGPIPVVLWTGAIAILALVAFAAAIEGWLFAPMDPVSRMLVVPATIAVFHPVYAVEAAGAAVLLAVLAMNWVKGRGAAGAKAEQPAPVEKQTR; this is encoded by the coding sequence TTGGACAACACCGCGACATCGGCGCCCCCGGCTGAGATCCGCTTTCCCGGCAGCGATCAGCCGCGTGTGGTAATGCTGCTCATCGTCGCCGTCGGAATCGCGCTTTCGCTCTTCCAGCTTTACGCGGCGGGCGTCGAGCCGCTTGGCCTGTTCTATCAGCGTCCGATCCATCTCGGTTTCATCCTTGTCCTCGTCTTTCTCCTGTATCCGATCTGGGGCCATCAGCGCGGGCGCGGCGTCATTGGCTGGATCATCGACGCGGCGCTGGTTGTGGCGGGCGCGCTCAGCGGCGGCTACATCTCGTGGAATATCGACGCGATCGTGATGCGTGCCGGTTTCTGGACAGAAACCGACATCCTGATGGGGATCATCGCCACCATCACGGTGCTGGAAGCCAGCCGCCGCGCCATCGGCCTCGTCATGACGCTGATCGGTATCGCCGCGATCATCTACGCGCTGGCTGGCTCGCGCGGCGCGCTCCCCGGGCTGGGGGAGTGGCTGCCCGGCATCCTGGAGCATCGCGGCAACTCGGTCGACCGGCTCGTCGGCCAACTCTATCTGGGGCAGGAAGGCATCTTCGGTCTGCCGCTCGGAGTCGCCGCGACCTACATCTTCATGTTCGTGCTTTTCGGCGCGTTTCTGGAGGTCACGGGCGGCGGGCGGTTCTTCATCGATCTTGCCTATGCCGCGGTCGGGCGCCGGCCGGGCGGCCCGGCCAAGGCGGCGGTGCTGGCATCCGCCGGCATGGGGTCGATTTCCGGCTCGGCGATCGCCAACGTGGTCACCACGGGCGCGTTCACAATCCCTCTGATGAAACGGCTCGGCTACCGGCCCGCGCAGGCCGGTGGCATCGAGGCGGCGTCCTCCACAGGCGGCCAGATCACGCCGCCGCTAATGGGCGCGGGCGCGTTCCTGATCTCGGAATATACCCGCATCCCGTATATCGACATCGTTGTCATGTCGATCTTCCCGGCCGTCCTGTATCTCGGCACCGTGTACCTGTTCGTGCACATTGTCGCGATGAAGGCGGGCATGAAAGGCATTTCGCGCGATGAACTTCCCCAGGTGGCCAAGGTGCTGGCCAGCGGCTGGCAATATCTCATCCCGCTGGGTGTCCTGATCTGGCTGCTCGTCAACGATTTGTCGCCGATGCGGGTGGGCTTCTGGGCGATCGTGTCGGTGATCGGCGTCTCCGCGCTACGGGCGGCCATCGATATCTTCATCCTGGAGCCGCGGGCGGGCACGCCCGTCACAATGGCCCGCATTTCCGGCGCGCTGGCGAATGGCGGGAAGATGATGCTAGCGGCCTTGGTACTGGGGGCAAGGAATGCGGTCAGCGTGTCGGTCGCCTGCGCGGTGGCGGGGATCATTGTCGGCGTGGTCGGCCTTACCGGGCTTGGCCTGAAATTTTCCTCGATGATGGTTGCCTTCTCGGGGGGCTATCTCGTCGCCGCGCTGGCGCTCGTGCTGGTTGCGAGCCTGGTGCTGGGGATGGGGCTGCCGGTAACGGCCGCCTATATCGTGCTGATCGTGCTCGTCGGTCCGGCGCTGACGGAAGAGTTCGGCATTCCGCTCATCATCGCGCACCTGGTGGTGTTCTGGTATTCGCAGGACAGCAACGTGACGCCGCCAATCGCCCTTGCGGGTTTCGCCGGCGCGGCGATCGCGGGAGCGAAGCCCATGGAGACGAGCGTTCAGGCCTGGAAGTTCGCCAAGGGGCTGTATCTGATCCCGGTCTTCATGGTCTATAATCCGGAGATTATTCTGGGCGGTCCGATCCCCGTCGTTCTCTGGACGGGGGCAATCGCGATCCTCGCGCTTGTGGCGTTCGCTGCTGCGATCGAGGGTTGGCTGTTTGCACCCATGGACCCTGTTTCACGGATGCTGGTGGTCCCGGCCACCATCGCCGTTTTCCATCCCGTTTACGCCGTCGAAGCGGCCGGAGCGGCGGTGCTGCTGGCGGTCCTGGCTATGAACTGGGTGAAGGGGCGCGGCGCGGCTGGCGCCAAGGCCGAACAGCCTGCTCCGGTCGAAAAGCAGACGCGCTAG
- the dnaA gene encoding chromosomal replication initiator protein DnaA, with translation MAQKWQRIQKRLRAELGEDVFTSWFGRVELESLEDGCLQVSVPTKFLSKWLRSHYSEHLLKCCSAEFDNVERLEFRVRQPHDAVRMKQQPAGGTAERQPAPAAQPSAARPAVDTRTGCEGFEGSPLDTRFTFESFLVGNANRLAHAAALQVVESAGEETSRYNPLYLHGKVGLGKTHLLHAIAWGVKQRKPNAKLLYLTAERFMYSFAEALQSRGGPAYKDRLRNIDVLLIDDMEFLQGRTFQQEFCHTLNSLIDGGKQVVVAADCVPMQLEGFDARMRSRLAGGLVAELGAMDYDLRHQILKRRVQDKAAEDPGFQIPDAVIDFLASELTEGGRELEGAITRIHAAYKLTAQPVTLETAEHIIADLVRGKEPKRIKIDDILRVVTKHFGVNRSDLLSSRRNRSIVRPRQIGMYLAKSLTSRSLPEIGRRFGGRDHTTVLHAIRKVDELIETDTALREDVEILKRLLRD, from the coding sequence ATGGCGCAGAAATGGCAGCGCATTCAGAAGCGCCTGCGAGCCGAACTGGGCGAGGATGTGTTCACAAGCTGGTTCGGCCGGGTCGAGCTGGAATCGCTTGAGGATGGCTGTCTTCAGGTCTCGGTGCCGACCAAGTTTCTCAGCAAGTGGCTGCGCTCACACTACTCGGAGCACCTTCTCAAGTGCTGCAGCGCCGAATTCGACAATGTCGAGCGGCTGGAGTTCCGGGTGCGACAGCCCCACGACGCCGTCCGCATGAAGCAGCAGCCCGCTGGTGGCACCGCGGAACGGCAACCCGCGCCCGCAGCTCAACCGTCGGCGGCGCGGCCCGCGGTCGATACTCGCACGGGGTGCGAAGGCTTCGAGGGCTCGCCGCTCGACACGCGCTTCACCTTCGAGTCGTTTCTCGTTGGCAACGCGAACCGGCTCGCACACGCGGCTGCGCTGCAGGTCGTCGAGAGCGCAGGGGAAGAAACCTCGCGGTACAATCCGCTCTACCTTCACGGCAAGGTGGGCCTCGGCAAGACTCACCTGCTCCATGCCATTGCCTGGGGCGTGAAGCAGCGCAAACCGAACGCCAAGCTCCTTTACCTGACGGCTGAGCGCTTCATGTACAGCTTTGCCGAGGCGCTGCAGTCGCGTGGCGGGCCGGCCTACAAGGACCGGCTACGCAACATCGACGTGCTGCTGATCGACGACATGGAGTTCCTGCAGGGCCGCACGTTCCAGCAGGAGTTCTGCCACACGCTCAACTCGCTGATCGACGGCGGCAAGCAGGTCGTCGTCGCTGCGGACTGCGTGCCGATGCAGCTCGAGGGCTTTGATGCCCGCATGCGCTCGCGTCTGGCCGGCGGACTGGTCGCAGAGCTTGGCGCGATGGACTATGACCTGCGCCACCAGATCCTGAAACGCCGGGTGCAGGACAAGGCCGCCGAAGATCCGGGCTTCCAGATTCCCGACGCGGTCATCGACTTCCTGGCCTCGGAGTTGACGGAAGGCGGCCGCGAGCTGGAAGGGGCCATCACGCGCATCCATGCCGCGTATAAGCTGACGGCCCAGCCGGTCACGCTGGAGACGGCGGAGCACATCATCGCCGATCTAGTGCGGGGCAAGGAGCCGAAGCGCATCAAGATCGACGACATTCTGCGTGTCGTCACGAAGCATTTCGGCGTGAACCGCTCCGATCTGCTGTCCTCACGGCGCAATCGGTCGATCGTCCGTCCGCGCCAGATCGGCATGTACCTTGCCAAGTCGCTGACCTCCCGGTCCCTGCCGGAGATCGGCCGCCGCTTCGGCGGACGTGACCACACCACCGTGCTCCACGCCATCCGTAAAGTGGACGAGTTGATCGAAACGGACACCGCGCTGCGCGAGGATGTCGAAATCCTCAAGCGGCTCCTGCGCGACTGA
- the gyrB gene encoding DNA topoisomerase (ATP-hydrolyzing) subunit B, which yields MATETGIEPHYDSRDIKILRGLDAVRKRPGMYIGDTDDGSGLHHMVYEVVDNAIDEALAGYCDQVSVTLNPDNSVTVEDNGRGIPVDIHEEEGVSGAEVIMTQLHAGGKFDQSSYKVSGGLHGVGVSVVNALSSRLDLTVWRDGKEHFVRFEDGVALAPLEPVGDAEGRTGTRITFKPSEEVFTGVEFNQSTLEHRLRELAFLNSGVRIVLRDERGVETREEIMEYEGGVKEFVAYLDRSRHALLAEPLLIKGERLLSGAPVTADTDPNEPRIIVEAALWWNDSYHENVLCFTNNIPQRDGGTHLAGFRGALTRTVNAYAHTSGIAKKEKVTITGDDAREGLTCVLSVKVPDPKFSSQTKEKLVSSEVRAVVESIVGDALAAWFEEHPGEAKAVMHKIAEAAVAREAARKARELTRRKGALDVANLPGKLADCQERDPAKAELFLVEGDSAGGSAKQARDRATQAVLPLRGKILNVERARFDKMLSSQEIGTLITALGTGIGRDDFDIEKLRYHKVIIMTDADVDGAHIRTLLLTFFYRQMPDLIERGNLYIAQPPLYKVKRGSSEQYLKDERAFEDYLIGTGIEDAVLELGTGEKLAGNDLRDVCEKARAAAGVIDGIHSRYARFVVEQAAIAGALNADLLSDPAEAEKVATDIAARLDRWSEETERGWEGSVTDDGLMVTREVRSVREAHVIDKALLASSDARKLDGMKEHLAEIYGQPATLKRKDTETPIYGPRGLLEEIYAMGRKGISVQRYKGLGEMNPDQLWETTLDPETRTLLQVTVQELDEADETFSALMGDVVESRREFIQQNALEVANLDV from the coding sequence GTGGCCACTGAAACCGGCATCGAACCACATTACGATTCCCGCGATATCAAGATTCTGCGCGGGCTTGATGCCGTGCGCAAACGCCCGGGCATGTATATCGGCGACACCGATGACGGCTCGGGCCTGCATCACATGGTGTACGAGGTCGTCGACAACGCGATCGACGAGGCTCTGGCGGGCTACTGCGACCAGGTCAGCGTGACGCTGAACCCGGACAATTCCGTCACCGTGGAGGACAACGGACGCGGCATTCCGGTCGACATTCACGAGGAAGAAGGCGTGTCCGGCGCCGAGGTCATCATGACCCAGCTCCACGCCGGCGGCAAATTCGATCAGAGCTCCTACAAGGTGTCCGGCGGGCTGCACGGCGTCGGCGTATCCGTGGTGAACGCACTGTCCTCGCGGCTGGACCTGACGGTCTGGCGCGACGGCAAGGAGCATTTCGTACGCTTCGAGGACGGCGTTGCGCTGGCGCCACTGGAGCCGGTGGGCGACGCCGAGGGACGCACCGGCACGCGCATCACCTTCAAGCCGTCGGAAGAGGTCTTTACCGGGGTCGAGTTCAATCAGTCGACGCTGGAACACCGTCTGCGCGAATTGGCCTTCCTGAACTCCGGCGTACGCATCGTGCTGCGCGACGAACGCGGCGTGGAGACGCGTGAAGAGATCATGGAGTACGAGGGCGGCGTGAAGGAATTCGTCGCCTATCTGGACCGCTCGCGCCACGCGCTGCTGGCCGAACCGCTGCTCATCAAGGGCGAGCGGCTGCTCTCGGGCGCTCCCGTGACCGCGGACACCGACCCGAACGAGCCGCGCATCATCGTGGAAGCCGCGCTGTGGTGGAACGACAGCTACCACGAGAACGTGCTCTGCTTTACCAACAACATCCCGCAGCGCGACGGCGGCACGCATCTGGCCGGCTTCCGCGGCGCGCTGACCCGAACCGTCAACGCTTATGCGCACACCTCCGGCATCGCCAAGAAGGAAAAGGTGACGATCACCGGCGATGACGCACGCGAGGGGCTGACCTGCGTGCTGTCGGTGAAGGTGCCGGACCCGAAATTCTCCAGCCAGACCAAGGAGAAGCTGGTCTCCTCCGAGGTCCGCGCAGTCGTGGAGAGCATCGTCGGCGATGCGCTCGCCGCCTGGTTCGAGGAGCATCCGGGCGAGGCCAAGGCGGTCATGCACAAGATCGCAGAAGCCGCGGTCGCCCGCGAGGCCGCGCGCAAGGCCCGGGAACTGACGCGGCGCAAGGGCGCGCTGGACGTGGCAAACCTGCCCGGCAAGCTGGCCGACTGTCAGGAGCGCGATCCGGCCAAGGCCGAGTTGTTCCTGGTCGAGGGCGACAGCGCCGGCGGCTCGGCGAAGCAGGCGCGCGACCGCGCCACTCAGGCCGTCCTGCCGCTGCGCGGCAAGATCCTCAACGTGGAGCGCGCGCGCTTCGACAAGATGCTGTCCAGCCAGGAAATCGGCACGCTGATCACCGCGCTCGGCACAGGCATCGGCCGCGACGACTTCGATATCGAGAAGCTGCGGTATCACAAGGTCATCATCATGACGGACGCCGACGTCGACGGCGCCCATATCCGCACCCTTCTGCTCACCTTCTTCTACAGGCAGATGCCCGACCTGATCGAGCGCGGCAACCTCTATATCGCGCAGCCGCCGCTCTACAAGGTCAAGCGCGGCTCCTCGGAACAGTATCTCAAGGACGAGCGCGCGTTCGAGGACTACCTCATCGGCACGGGCATCGAGGACGCAGTGCTGGAACTCGGCACCGGCGAAAAGCTGGCGGGCAACGATCTGCGCGACGTCTGCGAGAAAGCCCGCGCCGCCGCGGGCGTGATTGACGGCATTCACAGCCGCTATGCACGCTTCGTCGTCGAGCAGGCCGCTATTGCCGGCGCCCTCAACGCCGATCTGCTGAGCGACCCTGCGGAGGCAGAAAAGGTCGCCACCGACATCGCCGCGCGGCTCGACCGCTGGTCGGAAGAGACCGAGCGTGGCTGGGAAGGGTCCGTAACGGATGACGGGCTGATGGTCACGCGCGAGGTGCGCAGCGTGCGCGAGGCGCACGTGATCGACAAGGCGCTGCTGGCTTCATCCGATGCGCGCAAGCTGGACGGGATGAAAGAGCATCTGGCCGAGATTTACGGTCAGCCGGCGACGCTGAAGCGCAAGGACACCGAGACGCCGATCTACGGCCCCCGCGGTCTGCTGGAAGAAATTTACGCCATGGGCCGAAAGGGCATCTCTGTCCAGCGCTACAAGGGGCTGGGCGAGATGAACCCGGACCAACTGTGGGAGACCACGCTCGACCCGGAGACACGCACGTTGCTGCAGGTGACCGTGCAGGAGCTGGACGAAGCGGACGAAACCTTCTCCGCGCTGATGGGCGATGTCGTGGAGAGCCGGCGCGAGTTCATCCAGCAGAACGCGCTCGAAGTCGCCAACCTCGACGTCTAA
- the recF gene encoding DNA replication/repair protein RecF (All proteins in this family for which functions are known are DNA-binding proteins that assist the filamentation of RecA onto DNA for the initiation of recombination or recombinational repair.): MTTPGRMSGALDAQPHGHEASETPRAWLSRLSVTAFRNYASAKLNLGPEPVVLTGQNGAGKTNILEAVSLLSHGRGLRSAPFSELCRYGTPDTGWTVSGRLHIGDAETTIGTGIRPTPEESRAARAVRIDGAPAQPGTLAEYVRMVWLTPALYSLFTGAASERRRFLERVIISLDPHHRRLTAQFERAMRQRNRLLEMGGEASLLDGLELQMAEAGVAIAAARRDALAQLSAVIARKWPDWANAAFPAAKLELDGRLENALETQAAVDVEDAYARELAATRDRDRAAKRTTLGPHRSDLIVTHAPKGLPARICSTGEQKALLVGLVLAHAELVRALSGAAPLILLDEIAAHLDGERRSAMFAEIEALSAQAWMTGTDREVFAPLDGRANFFVVDQGLITPEQPGMC, encoded by the coding sequence TTGACAACGCCAGGCCGCATGTCCGGCGCCTTGGACGCGCAACCGCACGGCCATGAGGCCTCGGAGACGCCGCGCGCCTGGCTGTCGCGGCTGAGCGTTACGGCTTTCCGCAACTATGCCTCAGCAAAGCTGAACCTAGGGCCGGAACCCGTCGTACTCACCGGCCAGAACGGGGCGGGCAAGACCAACATCCTTGAAGCCGTTTCGCTGCTGTCACATGGCCGAGGCCTGCGCAGCGCGCCCTTCTCGGAACTTTGCCGCTACGGCACCCCGGATACCGGCTGGACGGTCAGCGGCCGGCTCCACATCGGCGACGCGGAGACGACGATCGGCACCGGGATCCGCCCGACGCCGGAAGAAAGCCGGGCAGCGCGCGCTGTGCGCATCGACGGCGCGCCAGCTCAGCCCGGCACGCTTGCGGAGTATGTCCGCATGGTGTGGCTGACGCCGGCGCTCTACAGCCTGTTCACCGGCGCAGCGTCGGAGCGGCGGCGCTTCCTGGAGCGGGTCATCATCAGTCTCGACCCGCACCACCGGCGCCTGACGGCCCAGTTCGAGCGCGCCATGCGCCAGCGCAACCGCCTGCTGGAAATGGGCGGCGAAGCGAGCCTGCTTGACGGGCTGGAACTGCAGATGGCAGAGGCGGGCGTTGCGATTGCTGCGGCGCGGCGCGATGCCCTGGCCCAGCTTTCCGCCGTGATCGCGCGGAAATGGCCGGACTGGGCGAACGCGGCCTTCCCCGCGGCCAAGCTCGAGCTTGACGGCCGACTCGAAAACGCGCTGGAAACGCAAGCGGCGGTCGACGTGGAGGACGCCTACGCGCGCGAGCTGGCCGCTACCCGCGATCGCGACCGCGCGGCAAAGCGCACGACGCTTGGCCCGCATCGCAGCGACCTGATCGTGACGCATGCGCCGAAGGGGCTTCCCGCCCGCATCTGCTCGACAGGAGAGCAAAAGGCGCTTCTGGTCGGGCTGGTACTGGCGCATGCCGAACTTGTGCGCGCGCTCTCCGGTGCGGCGCCACTCATCCTGCTGGACGAGATCGCCGCGCATCTGGATGGCGAACGCAGGTCGGCAATGTTTGCCGAGATCGAGGCGCTCTCGGCGCAGGCCTGGATGACCGGCACGGACCGTGAGGTCTTTGCGCCGCTGGACGGCCGGGCAAACTTTTTTGTGGTCGATCAGGGCCTCATCACACCGGAGCAGCCGGGGATGTGCTAG
- a CDS encoding DUF1850 domain-containing protein, whose translation MIFARKRKNGMGRLLAAALFLPEPGATAAHGETVLRVERADGAALVEVSAPAGAKWCLWWRHSVTGGKVADCFTNDAGRMILARSFLHDFAAGLGTVAGRGGRLVSAPGGGYWIEGIDEPIPGNALVLRVGAERVGHRLEIGGQTHRLSSIAAGERVTIRLRNLR comes from the coding sequence ATGATCTTCGCCCGTAAGCGTAAGAACGGCATGGGGCGGCTGCTTGCGGCCGCCCTTTTTCTCCCTGAGCCGGGCGCAACGGCCGCCCACGGCGAAACGGTGCTTCGGGTCGAGCGTGCTGATGGCGCCGCGTTGGTGGAAGTCTCGGCCCCTGCTGGCGCCAAATGGTGCCTTTGGTGGCGTCATTCCGTCACCGGCGGCAAGGTCGCGGACTGTTTCACCAACGATGCCGGGCGAATGATCCTTGCGCGGTCTTTCCTGCACGACTTCGCCGCTGGTCTTGGCACGGTCGCAGGCCGTGGCGGGCGTCTCGTTTCCGCACCGGGGGGCGGCTACTGGATCGAAGGGATAGATGAGCCAATTCCGGGCAACGCGTTGGTGCTGCGCGTCGGCGCGGAGCGGGTCGGCCACCGTCTGGAAATCGGCGGCCAGACACACCGCTTGTCGTCGATCGCGGCCGGCGAGCGCGTCACCATCAGGCTTCGGAACCTTCGCTAA
- a CDS encoding TAXI family TRAP transporter solute-binding subunit, with protein sequence MRRLFMSVAIALAMAVPAKAQDLSIATGGTGGTYYPYGGGLAELIGRHVEGASATAEVTGASVENMALISRQDADLAIALADTVLAGYEGTGAFEGRAVDARALASIYPNAIQIVTLEGSGIESLSDLKGKRVSVGAPGSGTEVNARRILEANGITYDDIEEQRLNFNETADALRNGDIDAGFWSVGPPTSSIMNLAATRDIALVPLSEQEVAAAQEAEPVFSAYTLREGIYEGIEQPVPTIAVPNVLVVNAAMDEDLAYQITKNMFENVDELIAVHPAANDTTVEFALNSTPIPMHPGALRYYEEIGADIPDDLRP encoded by the coding sequence ATGAGAAGACTCTTCATGAGTGTTGCCATCGCGCTGGCCATGGCCGTGCCCGCGAAGGCGCAAGATCTGTCAATCGCCACTGGCGGCACCGGCGGGACGTATTATCCCTATGGCGGCGGCCTGGCCGAACTGATCGGCCGGCATGTCGAGGGCGCATCCGCCACGGCTGAAGTGACCGGAGCGTCGGTCGAAAACATGGCGCTGATCTCGAGGCAGGACGCCGACCTGGCGATCGCGCTCGCCGATACGGTGCTGGCTGGCTACGAGGGCACTGGCGCCTTTGAGGGACGCGCCGTGGATGCGCGCGCGCTGGCCTCGATTTATCCGAACGCGATCCAGATCGTGACCCTTGAAGGTAGTGGCATCGAAAGCCTGAGCGATCTCAAGGGCAAGCGGGTCTCCGTTGGCGCGCCGGGATCGGGCACCGAGGTCAATGCCCGCCGCATCCTGGAAGCCAATGGCATTACCTACGATGACATCGAGGAGCAGCGCCTGAACTTCAACGAAACCGCCGATGCGCTGCGCAACGGCGATATCGACGCCGGCTTCTGGAGCGTCGGCCCGCCGACCAGCTCGATAATGAACCTCGCCGCCACGCGCGACATCGCGCTGGTGCCGCTCAGCGAGCAAGAAGTCGCTGCAGCGCAAGAGGCGGAGCCGGTCTTCTCGGCCTACACGCTGCGCGAAGGCATTTACGAGGGCATCGAGCAGCCGGTCCCGACAATCGCCGTGCCGAACGTCCTGGTGGTCAATGCTGCGATGGACGAAGACCTCGCCTATCAGATCACCAAGAACATGTTCGAGAATGTCGACGAACTGATCGCGGTGCATCCGGCGGCGAACGACACCACGGTGGAGTTCGCGCTCAACTCCACGCCGATTCCGATGCACCCTGGCGCGCTGCGCTACTACGAGGAAATCGGCGCCGACATCCCGGATGATCTTCGCCCGTAA